The Nitratiruptor sp. YY09-18 genome contains a region encoding:
- a CDS encoding GspE/PulE family protein, translating to MIHLEQLHNINLEPAFPEDIDLKLAIKNYVLFTKIDERVHIALSKKHLARAFDYLAKFDFDYPVVLLDEDSFDRLYNRSLELRTDKELSNLSQETAAQEELEEDLSLAEFLRTSSDLLTSEESAPIIKFVNALFYQAIKKRASDIHIEVHEHKGVVRFRIDGVLIKHAEVDNKIINLIISRIKVISNLDISEKRIPQDGRTQVKIAGKTLDIRVSVLPTYYGERVVMRILMESEDIPHLTELGFKEDLTKELDSLLKNSHGIILVTGPTGSGKSTTLHSFLQRIATPDKNIITIEDPVEYKADNINQIQVNVKAGLTFAAGLRSILRQDPDVIMVGEIRDKETAQIATQAALTGHLVFSTLHTNTATASITRLLDMGIEHYLIASSLLGVLAQRLVRKLCPHCKAEDIIAEEYAEEFNLPKGATIHKAVGCKECNYTGYQGRQAIGELFVMDDDFRTMLKGEVSDHEIREKAIQKGMKTLADQLKEMLLAGETSMDEAIRVGLKES from the coding sequence GTGATCCATTTAGAACAACTCCATAATATCAATTTAGAGCCAGCATTTCCGGAAGACATTGACCTTAAACTTGCTATAAAAAACTATGTACTCTTTACAAAAATAGATGAAAGGGTACATATTGCTCTATCTAAAAAACATTTAGCAAGGGCATTTGACTACCTTGCAAAATTCGATTTTGACTACCCTGTGGTTCTTTTGGATGAAGACTCCTTTGATAGACTCTACAATAGATCTCTCGAGCTTCGCACAGACAAAGAACTCAGTAATCTTTCACAAGAGACTGCTGCTCAAGAAGAGCTCGAAGAGGATCTCTCACTGGCTGAGTTTTTACGTACATCAAGTGATCTTCTTACAAGCGAAGAGTCTGCACCTATTATCAAATTTGTCAATGCACTCTTCTATCAAGCCATCAAGAAACGGGCAAGCGATATCCATATCGAGGTACATGAGCACAAAGGTGTAGTACGCTTCCGTATAGATGGAGTACTTATTAAACATGCTGAAGTCGATAACAAAATCATCAATCTCATAATCAGCCGTATCAAAGTCATATCTAATCTCGATATTAGCGAAAAACGCATCCCACAAGATGGGCGTACACAGGTAAAAATAGCTGGTAAGACACTTGATATCCGTGTATCAGTTCTTCCTACATACTATGGCGAGCGTGTTGTTATGCGGATATTGATGGAGAGTGAAGATATTCCACATCTCACAGAATTGGGATTTAAAGAGGATCTTACAAAAGAGCTTGATTCTTTGCTTAAAAACTCCCATGGTATCATCCTTGTCACAGGTCCTACAGGAAGTGGTAAATCTACCACACTCCACTCATTTTTACAGCGCATTGCCACCCCGGATAAAAATATCATCACCATAGAAGATCCAGTAGAATACAAAGCAGACAATATCAATCAGATCCAAGTCAATGTCAAAGCGGGCCTTACCTTTGCTGCAGGTCTTCGCTCAATCCTCCGCCAAGATCCGGATGTCATCATGGTAGGAGAGATCAGGGATAAAGAGACAGCACAGATAGCTACCCAAGCTGCACTTACAGGACACTTAGTATTTTCTACACTCCACACCAATACAGCTACAGCATCTATTACAAGGCTTCTTGATATGGGTATTGAGCACTATCTCATAGCATCTTCACTGCTTGGAGTTCTTGCCCAAAGACTTGTGAGAAAGCTCTGCCCTCACTGCAAAGCTGAAGATATAATAGCAGAAGAGTACGCAGAAGAGTTTAACCTCCCAAAAGGAGCAACCATCCATAAAGCAGTAGGATGCAAGGAGTGCAACTACACAGGCTATCAGGGACGCCAAGCTATTGGAGAGCTCTTTGTGATGGATGATGATTTTCGCACTATGCTCAAAGGCGAAGTGAGCGACCATGAAATTAGAGAAAAGGCGATCCAAAAGGGGATGAAAACGCTAGCTGATCAGCTCAAAGAAATGCTTCTAGCAGGAGAGACATCTATGGATGAAGCTATCCGGGTAGGATTGAAAGAGAGCTAA
- a CDS encoding peptidyl-prolyl cis-trans isomerase, whose product MKLQIIIPIFIITTINTFAINIQIKPDTNISVSNQEIQWEIGHAYTTKGIKPTQNAAKKYIEENRKLANAYLKKFKIPQSLFVKYKLTVEEDLAREYIKKYQEKLNLTDDVLRSYYEYHKEDFLQPKRFKAVMKKFNSFAEAMAFYNQCQKKKEDILHKIKKSEIKEYNIAHIHPMVRSFFKDIKKEGCLPPLYIGDKYAVFVVTKVEPKSYLPYQKVKEDIRRILLKKSFEKTRRELLKSL is encoded by the coding sequence ATGAAACTACAAATAATTATTCCAATATTTATAATAACGACTATCAATACTTTTGCTATCAATATTCAAATTAAACCAGATACAAATATTTCAGTATCCAATCAAGAAATTCAGTGGGAAATAGGTCATGCTTATACTACAAAGGGTATAAAACCTACACAAAATGCTGCAAAAAAGTATATAGAAGAGAACAGAAAGCTAGCTAATGCTTACCTTAAAAAGTTTAAAATTCCTCAAAGTCTTTTTGTAAAATATAAACTAACAGTAGAAGAAGATCTGGCTCGGGAGTATATAAAAAAATATCAAGAAAAACTCAATCTTACGGATGATGTACTCCGCTCTTACTATGAATATCATAAAGAGGATTTCCTTCAGCCAAAAAGATTTAAAGCTGTTATGAAAAAATTCAATAGTTTTGCAGAAGCTATGGCATTTTATAATCAGTGTCAAAAAAAGAAAGAAGATATTCTTCATAAAATTAAAAAATCTGAAATTAAAGAGTACAATATTGCACATATTCATCCTATGGTGCGATCTTTTTTTAAAGATATCAAGAAAGAAGGATGTCTTCCCCCTCTTTATATAGGAGACAAATATGCAGTATTTGTTGTAACAAAAGTAGAACCAAAAAGCTATCTACCATACCAAAAGGTAAAAGAAGATATTAGAAGAATACTTTTGAAAAAATCCTTTGAGAAAACACGTCGAGAACTTTTAAAGAGTTTATAA
- a CDS encoding PilW family protein: protein MKRAFTLIELMVSIALTVVVVFFLYKALDTQKQSNAIITRRSLVISNKDALFKLFYADIYESNQTHVQTTFNKDFDIVYLATKNSLHQIPFAYVVYYVNPQDKTLVRLESAHPFKLPVDLEKIQYLFADTLIKNVKKFRLFTAMSKNSREPLPGETRKSKKEKTEQKYLLFFLSNQEKNIFEIFK from the coding sequence GTGAAAAGAGCATTTACCCTTATAGAGCTAATGGTATCTATTGCCTTAACAGTTGTTGTGGTATTTTTTCTCTATAAAGCTTTAGATACACAAAAACAATCAAACGCTATCATTACCAGAAGATCTCTAGTAATTAGTAACAAAGATGCTTTATTTAAACTTTTTTATGCCGATATTTATGAATCCAACCAAACACATGTCCAAACAACATTCAATAAAGATTTTGATATCGTATATCTTGCTACAAAAAACTCTTTACATCAAATCCCTTTTGCTTATGTAGTTTATTATGTGAATCCACAAGATAAAACACTTGTTCGCTTGGAGTCAGCTCACCCTTTCAAATTGCCTGTTGACCTCGAAAAAATACAATATCTCTTTGCAGATACCTTGATCAAAAATGTAAAAAAGTTTCGTCTCTTTACTGCAATGTCTAAAAACTCAAGAGAGCCTCTTCCTGGAGAAACACGTAAGTCAAAAAAGGAGAAAACAGAACAGAAATACCTCCTTTTTTTTCTCTCTAATCAAGAAAAAAATATTTTTGAAATTTTTAAATAG
- a CDS encoding S8 family serine peptidase, which produces MRLFILAFLLLPLFGWEYYSCGSLQKLTPLSNTSRSLSILYFKDKKDRIIGATNRIIAKPKSKCINRWLKKYPHKSLSNGSLLLFTKDTKEAFAVAKELYESGCVSYAHPDFLVPAKMRSLDPLFYQQWNYHNVGQGYSVSDIDLNVYEAWQYATGKGVKVAVIDNGFDLGHEDLQGAFVDQIDLVDNDDDASFDNNFELHGTACAGLIAARKNGLGLQGAAYDADLIGIKLLGNYPDGSKKLLFVSSIVHAFWYAKSHGADVINCSWGTYDVADAVRDAIDDVAYNGRNGKGTVIVFASGNDGRGDWFWGRDESALPSVLAIGAVTNFGDVAWYSNYGPELDFVAPSGGGTLRIATTDIRGSYGYADGSFGHPDYCYAIDTTGFNGTSAAAPQVSGVVALMLERDPELTRDAIVDILKKSARKIGNVSYGVQGHNDYYGYGLVDAKAAVEEVIRQRVQREVVGKAFVVAGYFLHIGPGKFDWIYVSSDFAFVGKLEGMDENGYLRWRVLHSPQRRGFDTIALNGSFITFGNTLQTDPLYDRLANRSLNINGDFVHYGDGAYEWIYRDRSSLKSFKLEKLSYDGSFLWIPLKLQAKIENNKVVFK; this is translated from the coding sequence ATGAGACTTTTTATTCTTGCTTTTCTTCTTCTCCCGCTTTTTGGGTGGGAGTACTACTCATGCGGCTCTTTACAAAAGCTTACCCCCTTATCAAATACTAGTCGCTCTCTTAGCATTCTCTATTTTAAAGACAAAAAAGATCGCATCATTGGTGCTACAAATCGCATCATCGCAAAGCCAAAGAGCAAATGTATAAATAGATGGCTCAAAAAATATCCTCACAAATCTCTCTCAAACGGATCTCTACTTCTTTTTACAAAAGATACCAAAGAGGCATTTGCAGTTGCAAAAGAGCTCTATGAGAGTGGGTGTGTCTCATATGCGCATCCAGACTTTTTGGTACCAGCAAAGATGCGAAGCTTAGATCCTCTTTTTTATCAGCAGTGGAATTATCACAATGTAGGGCAAGGCTACTCTGTATCAGATATAGATCTCAATGTATATGAGGCGTGGCAGTATGCAACGGGCAAAGGTGTGAAGGTAGCGGTGATTGATAACGGTTTTGATCTTGGGCATGAGGATCTTCAGGGTGCTTTTGTCGATCAGATAGATCTTGTAGATAATGACGATGATGCCTCTTTCGATAACAATTTCGAGCTACATGGTACTGCTTGTGCCGGGCTCATAGCTGCGAGAAAAAATGGTCTTGGGTTGCAAGGGGCAGCCTATGATGCAGATCTTATTGGTATCAAGCTTCTTGGCAACTATCCAGATGGGAGTAAGAAGCTACTTTTTGTCTCTTCTATTGTTCATGCTTTTTGGTATGCGAAGAGTCACGGAGCAGATGTGATCAATTGCAGCTGGGGGACATATGATGTGGCAGATGCTGTGAGAGATGCTATTGATGATGTGGCCTACAATGGACGTAATGGTAAAGGGACTGTGATAGTTTTTGCCAGCGGCAATGACGGAAGAGGTGATTGGTTCTGGGGGCGTGACGAGTCGGCACTTCCGTCTGTTTTAGCAATAGGAGCTGTGACAAACTTTGGGGATGTTGCATGGTATAGCAATTATGGTCCAGAGCTTGATTTCGTAGCTCCAAGTGGTGGAGGAACCCTTCGCATAGCTACTACAGATATTAGAGGAAGCTATGGATATGCAGATGGCTCTTTTGGTCATCCAGACTACTGCTATGCTATAGACACTACAGGATTTAACGGCACTTCTGCAGCAGCTCCTCAGGTGAGCGGAGTGGTAGCGCTGATGCTAGAGAGAGACCCAGAGCTCACAAGAGATGCAATAGTAGATATTTTGAAAAAGAGTGCGAGGAAAATAGGGAATGTCTCCTATGGTGTGCAAGGGCATAATGACTATTATGGCTACGGGCTTGTTGATGCAAAGGCAGCTGTAGAAGAGGTGATACGCCAAAGAGTGCAAAGAGAAGTGGTTGGCAAAGCATTTGTGGTTGCAGGATACTTTTTGCATATAGGACCAGGAAAATTTGACTGGATATATGTAAGTAGCGATTTTGCTTTTGTGGGAAAGCTTGAAGGAATGGATGAGAATGGTTATCTTCGCTGGCGTGTTTTACACTCACCTCAAAGGAGAGGATTTGATACGATTGCGCTTAATGGCTCATTTATTACTTTCGGTAATACTTTGCAAACAGATCCTCTCTACGACCGGCTTGCCAACAGGAGCTTAAATATAAATGGGGATTTTGTCCATTATGGAGATGGGGCTTACGAGTGGATCTATAGAGATAGAAGCTCTTTAAAAAGCTTTAAGCTTGAAAAACTAAGCTATGATGGCTCGTTTCTTTGGATACCTCTTAAGCTTCAAGCCAAGATAGAAAATAACAAAGTTGTATTCAAATAG
- a CDS encoding secretin N-terminal domain-containing protein has product MRYIKIILVAALLFSSLAAKEKKTVYVTTKEIVNIKFNNLKIEDFIKMVSKIIHKNILLTTPIPGNINFVSSAPVYKDELFNILIDVLDAKGFTLVEDGSYLKVVRSSIAVKKGLDFVSKTPGVMHTTIIKIRNANVDIVAAKIRQFLSLGGKIITLKEANSMVIADYPKNLEIIKKIARFIDQDPSNKMEIKFIELKNAKASRIVNQVSKMAKATINQKIPINKIEILSDDATNSIILIASRENIFKLLPYIKKLDAKDLGAEQQIAVIPLKNAEAKDMVKTLNELLAKKKYPKETEKPTISVDEEMNSLIVSAKGEDIAMIKKMVKVLDRERPQVYIMAKIIEISENKTKQLGIKYGLEGGKVTSNALYTAAMNLGGSSIVGNALTSMFEMPSNITEGIALGAFVDFLSSEGAAEILSQPSILCINNKESSIYVGKTESVLTSSVQGNSTTDLARNTYKRQDIGLTLKIKPRISSEEKVTIKASLIQEDTAGGQPGLPITTKRQLETTAIVNDGESVILGGLTKAKYDDKETKVPLLGDIPIAGNLFKNREKIRDKVNLVVILTPFIVKNSHDMQNLKKRLYKLNSLEERYYEILTKKLKVKKQEVKNSDPFRTTP; this is encoded by the coding sequence ATGAGATATATTAAGATTATACTAGTTGCAGCACTTCTTTTTTCCTCCCTTGCAGCAAAAGAGAAAAAGACCGTTTATGTGACTACAAAAGAGATTGTCAATATCAAATTCAATAACCTCAAAATAGAAGATTTTATAAAAATGGTTTCTAAGATTATCCATAAAAATATCCTCCTTACCACACCTATTCCAGGTAATATCAATTTTGTCTCCTCTGCTCCTGTCTATAAAGATGAGCTCTTTAATATTTTGATAGATGTACTTGATGCCAAAGGGTTTACTCTTGTAGAAGATGGTAGCTATCTCAAAGTTGTACGAAGCTCTATAGCAGTCAAAAAAGGGCTCGATTTTGTCTCAAAGACCCCCGGAGTTATGCATACAACCATTATCAAAATAAGAAATGCCAACGTAGATATAGTAGCTGCAAAGATTCGCCAATTTCTCTCTTTGGGAGGAAAGATTATTACTCTCAAAGAGGCAAACTCCATGGTTATAGCTGACTATCCTAAAAACCTAGAAATAATCAAAAAGATTGCAAGATTTATCGACCAAGATCCATCCAATAAGATGGAGATTAAATTTATTGAACTCAAAAACGCAAAAGCGAGCCGCATTGTTAACCAAGTCTCTAAAATGGCAAAAGCAACCATTAATCAAAAAATTCCTATCAACAAAATAGAGATTCTCAGTGATGATGCGACAAACTCCATCATTCTTATCGCCTCACGAGAAAATATCTTCAAGCTTTTACCATACATCAAAAAGCTCGATGCCAAAGATCTTGGCGCAGAGCAGCAAATTGCTGTAATACCTCTCAAAAACGCTGAAGCAAAAGATATGGTAAAAACCCTCAATGAGCTTCTTGCAAAGAAAAAATATCCAAAAGAGACAGAAAAACCTACAATCAGTGTGGACGAAGAGATGAACTCTCTTATTGTCTCAGCTAAGGGTGAAGATATAGCGATGATCAAGAAAATGGTCAAAGTTCTTGATCGCGAACGTCCACAAGTATATATCATGGCAAAAATTATAGAGATTAGCGAAAACAAAACCAAACAGCTTGGAATCAAATATGGCCTTGAAGGGGGAAAAGTTACCTCCAATGCTCTCTATACTGCAGCTATGAATCTTGGAGGAAGCTCTATCGTTGGAAATGCACTTACCTCAATGTTTGAGATGCCATCAAATATTACTGAGGGTATAGCTTTGGGTGCATTTGTCGATTTCCTTAGCTCTGAAGGGGCTGCTGAAATTTTAAGTCAACCATCGATTCTTTGTATCAACAATAAAGAGTCATCTATCTATGTTGGCAAAACAGAATCAGTTCTCACAAGCTCTGTCCAAGGCAACTCTACTACTGATCTTGCACGCAATACCTATAAACGCCAAGATATCGGTCTTACACTCAAAATAAAACCTCGCATATCTTCTGAAGAGAAAGTCACTATTAAAGCTTCCTTGATTCAAGAAGATACTGCAGGTGGACAACCAGGACTCCCTATCACTACAAAAAGGCAGCTTGAGACCACAGCTATTGTCAATGATGGTGAAAGTGTGATTCTTGGGGGCCTTACAAAAGCAAAATATGATGACAAAGAGACAAAAGTTCCTCTTTTGGGAGATATTCCAATAGCTGGTAATCTCTTTAAAAATCGAGAAAAGATTCGCGATAAAGTCAACCTTGTAGTAATTCTTACGCCATTTATTGTAAAGAATAGCCACGATATGCAAAACCTCAAAAAGCGCCTTTATAAACTCAATAGTCTTGAAGAGCGCTACTATGAAATTCTTACTAAAAAACTCAAAGTGAAAAAACAAGAGGTAAAAAACAGTGATCCATTTAGAACAACTCCATAA
- a CDS encoding replication initiation protein, with amino-acid sequence MGNVIKPKNDDIVRKSEAITKARYKLNPLALKFITTIIANIKRSDDTDKRYVFRVKDFAELTGSKYAEIYNELEEAVEELLKKPLHIKTESGWLKANWISSARYEAGEGKITFRVDSELRPYLLALQEKFLQYRLENILKLKSGYVIRLYEILKDWYGTFSRNSKMKKIEKIIEVKWLRETLEISKGYRYNDIKRIIERAKKDLFENTDIKFDYEEIKTGRKVTHLKFIVEPNLVGIENKENQEPYGFLKSKKRFVTYLRKHYVNRPIIEAPNKKRDGQLSRWSISENGLIYDMRLTEDNINATRSDEIYSALYEFAKSNEEFAQKLANRE; translated from the coding sequence ATGGGGAATGTAATAAAACCAAAAAATGATGATATTGTTAGGAAATCAGAAGCAATTACAAAAGCCAGATACAAATTGAATCCTCTTGCTCTTAAATTTATAACTACTATCATTGCAAATATCAAGCGTAGTGATGATACTGATAAGAGATATGTTTTTAGAGTAAAGGATTTTGCAGAACTTACAGGCTCAAAATATGCAGAGATATATAATGAGCTTGAAGAAGCGGTAGAAGAGCTCTTGAAAAAACCTTTGCATATTAAAACAGAGAGTGGGTGGTTGAAGGCTAACTGGATCAGTAGTGCACGATATGAAGCTGGTGAAGGAAAAATAACTTTTAGAGTTGATTCTGAGTTACGTCCCTATCTCTTGGCATTGCAAGAGAAATTTTTACAATATAGGCTTGAAAATATTTTGAAATTAAAAAGTGGATATGTCATAAGGCTCTATGAAATTTTGAAAGATTGGTATGGTACTTTTTCGAGAAATTCTAAAATGAAAAAGATAGAAAAGATTATAGAAGTTAAATGGCTGCGAGAGACACTCGAAATATCCAAGGGATACAGATATAATGACATTAAACGAATAATTGAGAGGGCAAAAAAGGATCTTTTTGAAAATACTGATATTAAGTTTGACTATGAAGAGATTAAAACAGGGCGAAAGGTTACACATCTCAAATTCATAGTAGAGCCAAATTTGGTTGGTATAGAAAATAAAGAGAACCAAGAGCCTTATGGATTTTTAAAATCCAAAAAGAGATTTGTTACATATCTGCGCAAGCATTATGTTAATAGACCAATAATTGAAGCTCCAAATAAAAAAAGGGATGGTCAATTAAGCAGATGGAGTATTTCGGAAAATGGGCTTATCTATGATATGCGACTGACAGAAGATAATATAAATGCGACCAGAAGTGATGAGATATACAGTGCGCTCTATGAGTTTGCAAAAAGTAATGAGGAGTTTGCCCAAAAGCTTGCAAACAGAGAGTGA
- a CDS encoding PDZ domain-containing protein: MNITINQSFFKWILHIVVIALIAKIASLVLFFILPHFGINHEPKYTINLYRNYHVAKAFGIVPVEVRKQVQKKPAYKLTNIKLKALYAENGKGVIAIEEKGKLIFLATGESFNGYKLINVYPDRAVFEKDGKHYELKLEEKNLQGKYSPSLQEQMLYNPDEVKFAVLKRDIDRYKKHLNEIWKNISIQEQIDPQTKRLKGFKVVDVKKDSIFAKIGLKKGDIIIGANNKTFTSYSDVLRLYNNIDKYNSIKITILRNKQKKDLEYEIY, translated from the coding sequence ATGAATATAACTATTAATCAATCTTTTTTTAAATGGATTTTGCATATTGTAGTTATCGCACTCATTGCAAAAATAGCATCGCTTGTACTCTTTTTTATCCTGCCACATTTTGGAATAAATCATGAGCCAAAGTACACTATAAATCTCTATAGAAACTACCATGTAGCAAAAGCGTTTGGCATAGTTCCAGTAGAAGTTCGCAAGCAAGTCCAAAAAAAACCTGCATATAAACTCACCAACATAAAACTCAAAGCTCTCTATGCAGAAAATGGCAAAGGAGTCATAGCAATAGAAGAAAAGGGCAAACTCATCTTCCTCGCTACCGGAGAAAGCTTCAATGGCTACAAACTTATCAATGTCTATCCCGATAGAGCAGTTTTTGAAAAAGATGGGAAGCATTATGAGTTAAAACTTGAAGAGAAAAATCTTCAGGGAAAGTATAGTCCATCACTGCAAGAGCAGATGCTCTATAATCCTGATGAAGTAAAATTTGCTGTGCTCAAAAGAGATATCGATAGGTATAAAAAGCATCTCAATGAAATATGGAAAAATATCTCCATTCAAGAACAAATTGACCCACAAACAAAAAGACTCAAAGGCTTTAAAGTAGTAGATGTGAAAAAGGATTCAATTTTTGCAAAAATAGGGCTTAAAAAGGGGGATATCATTATTGGAGCAAATAATAAAACATTTACCTCCTACTCCGATGTTTTAAGACTCTACAACAATATTGACAAATACAACTCCATCAAGATAACTATCTTAAGAAATAAGCAAAAAAAGGATTTGGAATATGAGATATATTAA